The following coding sequences lie in one Primulina huaijiensis isolate GDHJ02 chromosome 2, ASM1229523v2, whole genome shotgun sequence genomic window:
- the LOC140966970 gene encoding uncharacterized protein, which produces MLYLNYNYICQSFILLYWVVMFLKEGCSLLLKVRKPSIPFVLSTNPVFNFKPHNEVSVKEPVLVKESQVLKRLKNENDIILALEYFKSLANSRSFKHTRSTYQMMIKKLGCEGEIDAVQYLLHQMKLEGIGCSEDAFISVINSYKHAGVTEQALKMFYRISEFGCAPTVRLYNHLLDALFSENRLHKIIPIYNNMKKDGLEPNVYTYNILLKALCKNNSLSGARSLLEEMSNKGCEPDKVSYTTIISFLCKSGRLNEAQDLVLKFIPSVSVYNALINGCCAEGNYREAFELLDVMMEKRISPNVITFTTILNSLVDSGYIEFSLAVLAKMFVQGCDPNTCTFTSMIKGFSSKGRFPEAFKIFWQMIEDGVLPNQVTYNTLLHGLCLAGKMDDALSLLNQMERNLFLPNIVTYTTLIDGFAKSRNLIGASEMWNKMISLGVFPNALAYTCMIDLLCRNSMFGHAYTLLKQMSTHKCPPNTITFNAFIKGLCVQGRVDWAMELFDEMGKHGCVSDVTTYNEILNGLFKVKNIELAFELVREMEELGIEFNVVTYNTIIHGLSSSGKLEEAHNLFGKMIIRGIKPDAFTLNMLIHAYSTHGNVEYAVQLLGSMGHIGLNPDIITYTSLVRGVSEQVGIEEAFIYLHMMINEEICPNVSIWSFLVRFLTNKIGCVGAVNSMNAILADSAVYN; this is translated from the coding sequence ATGTTGTatcttaattataattatatctgTCAAAGTTTTATCCTACTTTATTGGGTggtcatgtttttgaaggaaggTTGTTCTTTATTGTTGAAAGTGCGCAAGCCTTCAATCCCTTTTGTGCTCAGCACAAACCCAGTATTCAATTTCAAGCCACATAATGAAGTCAGTGTTAAAGAACCAGTATTGGTTAAAGAATCTCAAGTATTGAAGAGATTGAAGAATGAAAATGACATTATACTGGCATTGgagtattttaaatctttagctAATTCGAGGTCTTTCAAGCACACCCGATCAACATATCAAATGATGATCAAGAAGCTCGGGTGTGAGGGTGAAATTGATGCTGTGCAGTACCTTTTGCATCAGATGAAGTTAGAGGGGATAGGTTGTTCAGAAGATGCATTCATTAGCGTGATTAACTCCTACAAGCATGCCGGGGTCACTGAGCAAGCTTTGAAAATGTTTTATAGAATAAGTGAATTTGGGTGTGCACCAACTGTTAGGTTATATAATCATCTGTTGGATGCATTGTTTAGTGAGAATAGGTTACATAAGATCATTCCTATTTACAATAACATGAAGAAAGATGGGTTGGAGCCGaatgtatatacatataatattcTTTTGAAGGCGTTGTGTAAGAATAACAGTCTGAGTGGCGCCCGCAGTTTGCTTGAAGAAATGTCCAATAAGGGGTGTGAACCTGATAAAGTCAGCTATACAACTATAATATCGTTTTTGTGCAAGTCGGGAAGGCTGAACGAGGCACAGGacttggttttaaaatttatccCAAGTGTGTCTGTATATAATGCTTTGATTAATGGTTGCTGTGCAGAGGGAAACTATAGGGAAGCATTTGAGTTGTTAGATGTGATGATGGAAAAGAGAATTAGTCCAAATGTCATCACATTCACTACAATCTTGAATTCTCTTGTTGATTCGGGATACATTGAATTCTCCCTTGCCGTTTTGGCCAAAATGTTCGTGCAAGGATGTGATCCCAATACCTGCACTTTTACTTCTATGATAAAAGGGTTTTCATCAAAAGGTAGATTTCCTgaagcttttaaaattttttggcaAATGATCGAAGATGGAGTTTTGCCGAATCAGGTCACATACAACACACTGCTGCATGGCCTCTGCTTGGCTGGAAAAATGGATGATGCTTTATCTCTTCTTAATCAAATGGAGAGAAATTTATTCCTTCCAAATATAGTAACATATACTACACTAATTGATGGCTTTGCCAAATCCAGGAATTTAATTGGCGCATCCGAAATGTGGAACAAGATGATATCTCTTGGTGTTTTTCCAAATGCCTTAGCTTATACATGTATGATAGATCTCCTATGCAGAAATTCCATGTTTGGCCATGCTTATACCCTCCTTAAGCAGATGTCAACTCATAAGTGCCCGCCAAATACAATTACATTCAATGCTTTTATCAAAGGTTTGTGTGTTCAAGGTAGAGTTGATTGGGCTATGGAATTGTTTGATGAAATGGGGAAACATGGTTGCGTTTCCGATGTTACCACTTACAATGAGATATTGAATGGtttatttaaagttaaaaatattGAGCTTGCATTTGAACTTGTTAGAGAGATGGAAGAATTGGGAATTGAATTTAACGTAGTGACGTACAATACTATCATTCATGGTTTGAGCTCTTCAGGTAAACTTGAGGAGGCACATAATCTTTTTGGGAAAATGATTATCCGAGGAATTAAGCCTGATGCTTTTACATTAAATATGCTAATTCATGCCTATTCTACACATGGTAACGTTGAATATGCCGTTCAACTTCTGGGTTCTATGGGCCACATAGGCTTGAATCCCGATATAATTACTTATACCAGTCTGGTGCGTGGGGTCAGTGAGCAGGTTGGAATCGAAGAAGCCTTTATTTATCTTCACATGATGATAAATGAAGAGATCTGCCCCAACGTTTCAATTTGGAGCTTTTTGGTCCGATTTTTAACTAACAAGATTGGTTGTGTCGGAGCTGTGAACTCTATGAATGCTATATTGGCTGATTCAGCTGTGTACAATTGA